From a region of the Calliphora vicina chromosome 4, idCalVici1.1, whole genome shotgun sequence genome:
- the LOC135956899 gene encoding gamma-butyrobetaine dioxygenase-like produces MLRGILTNCTKSTCVATTYNILKRLLSTQLMNDGKLIIVKEGEGQSASTTDDRREMKFPTVWLRDNCQCSECFHDTTKSRKINWERCSTETAIRATQVTVDCNEKAINVDWQDAHKSKYDLKWLRQRDFSAEQRKKYIEEVYKPKEIMWGQQDFNDILKIYDFQKIIANDLDLYNWLKSLAVYGVSIIKNAPHDTTVCRQLADRIGFIKRTTYGEEFEVKSKENARNYAYLMTPLPLHIDLPYYEYIAGINILHCLVQSKSTGGANLLTDGFYVAEKLKQNYPQYYEVLLKTPVDWYDIGKDSGMEFHNIWREPVINVDCDGRYHRINHNTTKRDSHFTVPLEIVDLWYEAYDKFLQIAYESTVEFKTNPGELFVFNNRRMLHGRTAFIDSSENKRHLIGAYVDWDIIYSKMRILKAKMENV; encoded by the exons atgttGCGAGGCATATTAACAAACTGTACTAAAAGTACTTGTGTTGCAACTACATACAATATCCTCAAACGTTTGCTTAGCACACAGCTGATGAATGATGGTAAATTGATAATCGTGAAAGAGGGTGAGGGACAGTCTGCCAGTACCACAGACGATAGACGTGAAATGAAATTTCCCACAGTTTGGTTACGAGATAATTGCCAATGCAGTGAATGCTTTCACGACACGACCAAAAGTCGTAAAATCAATTGGGAACGTTGCAGCACTGAAACGGCCATACGTGCCACACAAGTAACTGTTGACTGCAACGAAAAGGCAATAAACGTAGATTGGCAAGATGCCCACAAATcaaaatacgatttaaaatgGCTAAGGCAACGCGATTTTAGTGCGGAACAGCGCAAGAAATACATTGAAGAAGTTTATAAGCCAAAGGAAATAATGTGGGGCCAACAAGACTTCAatgacattttgaaaatttatgattttcaaaAGATTATTGCAAATGACTTGG ATCTTTACAATTGGCTGAAATCTCTAGCTGTATATGGTGTTAGTATCATAAAAAATGCTCCTCATGATACGACTGTATGTAGGCAATTAGCCGATCGTATTGGATTTATTAAAAGGACTACTTATGG CGAAGAATTTGAAGTGAAATCCAAAGAAAATGCTCGCAACTATGCATATCTAATGACACCTTTACCCCTGCATATAGACCTGCCATATTACGAATATATTGCCGGTATCAATATTCTACATTGTTTGGTACAATCTAAATCCACGGGTGGAGCAAATCTTCTAACAGATGGTTTTTATGTGgccgaaaaattaaaacaaaattatcctCAGTACTATGAGGTATTGCTAAAGACTCCGGTGGACTGGTATGATATAGGAAAGGATAGCGGCATGGAATTTCATAATATATGGCGGGAGCCAGTAATAAA TGTGGACTGTGATGGTCGCTATCATCGCATCAATCACAATACCACCAAACGCGATAGTCACTTTACGGTGCCTTTGGAAATTGTGGATCTTTGGTACGAAGCCTAtgacaaatttttacaaattgcttacgAATCAACGgttgaatttaaaacaaatcctGGTGAGTTATTTGTTTTCAACAACAGACGTATGCTGCATGGTCGTACGGCCTTTATAGATTCTTCGGAGAATAAGCGTCATTTGATTGGGGCCTATGTGGACTGGGATATTATTTATTCGAAGATGAGAATTTTGAAGGCGAAAAtggaaaatgtttga